The nucleotide window GGGGGGGGGGGTATGAATATATTATCCGTTTTAGAAAAAATTTCTCCGCAATCAAGTTTTTTGTATTAAAGTATCTGGAAGACTTTGTTGGAATGGAAAGTCTGTTTGTTCTTATTGGTATTCTTCTCATATTTATATAAACAATAAATATCAATGAGTTTCATTGTGGAGAGTTCCGAAACTGTTTTAGTCACGGTTGAAAGCATCTTTCATGATACGAAGATTTCGTTACAAGAGTAGTTTTTAGCGATTATATTACTTTTAAATGCCAAGAAAAGAATATCAGAGAAACAGGTACAAAGAGACCTTAGTATTTCTTATCCTACCACTTGGAGGATGTTACACCAAATGAGAGATGGCGAGGAACAAAAAAGCCCCCTGTTTCGGAATTGTCGATCGAGATAATAAGAAAGTTTATGCCGAAGTAGCCTTGCCCACAATAGAAAGAATCAAAAACCAAAGGGATACAACATCTCAGACAAGGATTTGAGATTCTTTCACCGAATAATTAATCATAAATTCGAATTTTCAAGGAACGGAATTCATATAAATTCCGTAGAATCCTTCTGGGAAACACTAAAACGAGGCGTCTACGGCATTTATCACCACATTTCCCTGAAATACCTGCAAAGATATATCGATGAATTTTCCTTCCGTTATAATCATCAGGATAACAATGCTTTTTATGTTTTACTAATAGGTGTTTTAATTCATTATTATAAATCTTTTAATATTTCTAAAATAGAGTCTTTATCTATCGTATAAATTTCTTAAAGACATATAGGAAAAGGTTAATGTTGTAAAATGTTATTTGTATGGGAACTATTAAGTGCTTGAATATGATAGATAATTATAGAAATCATCTCAATAGAATTTTCTGATAGACTATTTAATTGTTTAATTGCTGCTTGCAATTCTGTTTCAATCTTAAATATCAATGCTTTATTGATGCTAGCTTCTTGAATAATGTTAAAACGGATTCCTTTAATTATTCCCTTTTCAGGCCTATGAAATTGATATCAACTACGTCTGTCAAAATTTATAGGCTTTTTAATACTGTTGGAACTGCTCAGTAAAAATATATCATGGATATTGGAAATTTTGTCTGCTTTTACCACCATAAATCAACTTTTCTTTTATTTTATCATTATATTGTAAGAAATTTGAGTTATTTTCAATATCAATTTGAAAACTTGTATTAATCTCATTTTTATCTAATAAAAATGCTTGATATAATGGCAATTCTTTTTTATATAATTTATTAAAACAGTTTTTAATGTATTGACGATATTTATTTGGAACAACAGCTGCAACGTGTGTTGTGATAACACGTGGAGAGTCCAAGCAAAAATATTAACTAATTCGATGTTGATGTCATCAACATATAAAATTAAAATAATAGGCAACTATTCAGAAGATAAAGGTATATTTTTGCTAGAAAATGCCAACAATCAAACTTTACCGTAATTAGGACTATTCTGATGCATCACACCCTTTTGAAGACCATTTTTTGCTGTAAAGTGTTAGGTACAGTTGTAAAATAACGTCTGCGCATTGGTGGAAATTGAGCCAGACAGAAGCATGACATAACAAGAATTGGAAACACAAACAATCCAAAATTTGCACTAGCAATCTGTAGTACCACGTGCCAATAAAATTGTGAAAACTTTATCAGGTATTTCGCCTTGGGTGCAGCTGAATAATAATTATTATTTGGAAAATAATACGAAAGTTTGGTGGTTTGATTCTGATACGATGGAAGTAGTTGTAATGGAAATTCAGGATTCTGGAGGATCTACAGTAACAACTGTATCATGTTATGAATTGGAACTGCAGAGAGGTGTCGGAAACACTGAAGGCACATTTAAACTAATTAAGTCAAAAATACAACAGAAATAAAAACAGATGATCCGAATAATGCGGGTACAGTGATCAGTGTGTCTTATGATTCTTATGTAGATCATTTTATGTAACAACCGAAACAGTAACAACTGCAAATAAAGCATTATAGGCACTAATAATAACACTGTAGACGAAGCAAAAAATAATAAACCAACAACTCCACACTATCATACACGTTTGGATGCTCCATTGTCAGCAAAGGCAGTTGAATCGGCAGTATCTAATGCTTTTTCGAGAGAGCATATTTATGTCAAACTCGATACATTAGCAACGAAACCATCTGCTAGAGGTCAAGTGCAGATAGGTAGTTACCTGCTATACGACACAACAGTACTGATGGTAATGAAAGACATAACTAATGAAGTAATATATAATTATGAAGTCATGCATACTAATTCAGATTGTAGGTCGAAAGTAAGTAATACGATTTTATATCTTTCGAGTTCAGGGGAATATAATGGAAAATTTGTTGGTTTTTCGGTGATGGAAGAAAACGCCTGGTGCAACAAAAATTGCTCAGTTTGATGGAGGTCGAAATTTTGATAACGTCCAAAATGTTCTTAAGACAGCACATACAAATTTTTATTAAAGAAGCAGATTTAATGCAAAATGATCATATTTTGTATCGTGCAGATAGTAGAAACGATTCCACTACTCGTGTAAAGCAGTCGTCATAGGGATCTGTAGTAAAATTGGACGAAAAAAAAATTTATGATTCAGAGGATACGAAGGAATTGTTTTTAATGCATTGGAACAAACTGCTACTGTTGCCATTGCAAAAAGAACAATGAATAAATCATATAGATATAATGTTATATTTTCGAAAGATTCGTCAGATTTTCAGAATCTAACGGATACGGAAGTTAAAAAAAGAATTGCAATCTCGTTTTTACTTGAAGCCTGCAGAAGGCGATCAAACAGCTCCATGGTATAAACATTTTGTGGAAATGAAAGTTGAGGCGGGTGGAATTTCCTAAAAAAGTAAGTTTTTATGCATGAAACGTTTTGCCAACCGAAACAAGTAATGAATTTGAGAAAAAATACAGGTCTTTTTGGAATTATTCTGATAAATCTAGTACGGTATTCGATGTGAAGGTAATAGTATCTGCATCTGGTCGCATATGAACCAAGTTAGTAATGGATCCTAATTATTATAAATCAACATCTTACTGTTGTTATGATCCCCCAAAGTGGAGCATTGGATATTTGATACAGCTCAAAAAACAGCAAGAATCGTTTCTGCAAATGTCAGTGGTTATAAAGATGAAACATGTCGAGTAGGAATGAAAGATTCCATTTCTGAGATAAAAGGGATTTTTGTACTGGCGGGTAGCGTTGAAAATCGGTATGATGATAGAATAGTTTATCTGGATTTGGGCAACTCAGCATCAGGAAATGATGCAAGAATCGTGGCGTCGCATCAAGGTTCTCAAGAGGCTGATGCTATAGTAAAGATAAAAGAATTACGGCAAAAACTTGAAAACAATAAACGATGGAGTTTCCAAAAACAAACTTTGGCAATGCCCGAAGCTGAAGCAATTGTTAGCGCTGTGAAGGTTACGGAATGGCGTATTTTGTCTGGTAATACAGGTGAGAATTTGTCTTATGATGGCAATAATTATGTATTCTTAAAATTTGAAGCAAATACCGTACAAAATCATGCTTGCTACACTAATATAAAAATTACTGTTCATGGAAGTCCTGGTACTTTTAGTTCGATCTCAGCTACGGATTTTGTATATGAGATGAAAACAAGATGATTCAGCAACTCGCGGGATATTTCAACTGATCATGGGAAATAATGCTCAATTTACTCACAAATATATAGCTATGGAGTTAGGAACAGCTGTTAATGACAGGCTGATGAAAGTCGGGTTTGGGGATAAGCCGATGGAAAGCTCAGGAAGAACTTAACAAATTAAGTGAATAAAATTATATAAACGTCAAACAAGAGAATGCTTGGGAAAAAGATTGCTAAACACAGCAATAACAAGAGGTTCGGATACATGGGTTTCATTTTTGCAAAATTCTATTGCGGAAAGTGCAGATGATTCGCATTATTCTTCGTTAGCAGTGACTAATGTAAAACTCGACCCCATAAGAAAACTATCAAAGTGCAGTATGTTACTACACCTGTTGTCCAAGATTTCACCATAGAGACGTTTATGTCTACACAATGATAGAAGACCACTCTGATACAAATGGCGTATTAAATTGACAGGTTGTGGATCGTTTGGAGATAAATTTATTGTGATAGTATTATCAAAAAATAATGCTGTTAAGCGCAATCTAGGACGGTTGGCATTTGGGTCTGATACTGCAGAAGTAAAACAAAGCCTTCAAGCAATAAATCAGGCACGACAATGGAATATTATTGAAAGAACTGCATTATTGTTAGATGTTGGTGAGACGAGTTGCACCTGGTGTGGTACGTTTGTACGATTTTCAAACAACTCCGTTATATTTACGATCCAGAAGCAACGACAATCTATATTTTTGATACTTCAAAACGTACAGCAACAGTATTATTTATTACAAATACTACTAGATCTTATTGATTTGATTTTGAAATTATTGAAAATACAAGTAGTGATTCAGGTATTTTCCAGCTGAGAAATGGATGGTCAATTACTTTTAATAATTGGTATTATGGCATGAAATTTAAGGATAATAAAATAGCGCTCATTTCTAACCAGAATCTAGCTACATTAAAATCTGAATTGTACACAATTGATATGAATATTTCTATAGAAAACAATAAAATGATGTTCTACCTAAAGAGCGCTGCAGAACGAACTTCTGAAATTTTGAAGGAATTAGTCAATATACAATTGTGAGTCTTAATACAAATAAAGCTTATGTTGATCACACGACAGAAGAATTTGTATTTAATCTGGCTATAACAGCAGTATAAGTTATTTCTAAAACTAATGGACATATTGAGATCTGTTGTTAAAGATTTCTAAAATAACAGCTCTAGTAGCACAAAAAGTGAAATATTATTGCTTACGGGTGCTGCTTTATCTCCTTTGAACAATCGATTTTTATATGTAGTGCAACCTGCAGTTCCTCAATTCCCGTACCGAATTGAGGATGATCTTGCTATTAACACTTTCAAAATGAACTTCGATCCCCAATCAAACAACTGATCGATAATGAAAAGGCTTTGGAATCTTTTGCTACAATGTATAATGATGAATGGATACTTTTATATCCTGATAACAATCCTTAATATACATATGACCACCATTCTACAGAATTTTTAACATTTGATTATAACAAGAAACTATTACATCATGCCCAAAAGAAAAATTCTGTGGAAACAAAAGGAGTATATTCTCTTTGGGTTACTAATATTCTGTCTACAGATTTAAAAGGTACTGTTGTGTTCAAACATGTTTCAGGAGCTTATAATTGCCTTAATCATAGCTTTGCTTCTTTCAAGATGTCGGGTTGGATTCACTTAGGTCGTTCTACTTGTTGGTTTCCTGTTGATAACGGTTACTGCATGGACTAATGGAATGGTTTATAAACCCAGTCAAGGTGGGGGTCATTCAGATATAAATAATCCTGGAGGAAAGACAATAAAACATGTACGTTTGGTGATTATGTGCTGGATAATAATTGAAATGGAGACAGCACAAGGCAGTGGCATTAGCGATGAAAAATTCAGCCTAATTCTTCACTAGGATAATTGAATTACCGGATCCATATAATGGTATATTTAGAACTTATGATGGTTTTAATCATCAAAGAACTGGCAATGTTGCTCATAATACGTATATTGATCTTTTGACTAATGGTCAGAAGGTAGATTAAATATGTCGAAGCTTATCATGCAATCTTTGTGGGAGTAAGACCTAATTTATACAATATTAATGTTGCTTATGGAGGATCCGTAGAGCAAGCTTGTTTGATACTTTTAGTGTATCGAAAAATTGGGTAGGCGAAAGCATGGCATTTTCTATGGTAAATAGGGGAGAAAGATCAATATCTGTTCAAGTGAAAGTGGGTTAGTTGGTAATACATAAATGTTAACTAATAAATAAAAACCTACTTTATAAAGTAGGTTTTTATTTTCTGGGGTGGATAGGATCGAACTACCGAATGTCTGGACCAAAACCAGATGCCTTACCACTTGGCTACACCCCAACGAACTCAAATAAAAAATAATTTTTATTATTCTGCGTGATAAGCTTCAAGAATAGCGCTTTGTAAGCGATCACGAAATTCTGAATTGATAGGATGTGCTACATCTTTCAGTTCACCACTACGTGTTTTACGGGAAGGCATTGCAATAAATAACCCTTCTCTACCATCGATAATTTTAATATTGTGGATAACAAAGCAGTCGTCAAATGTTACTGATGCATAGGCCTGTAACTTATTAGCATCCCCTTCTACTTTTTTAATGCGGATATCTGTGATTTCCATGTTAAGCTCCTTTCACATCCAAATTTGATGAGTATCAATTTTTGTAAAAATATAATAGATTACACTCTATAGTTTTTAAGCTGTGAACGGCTTTTTCCAAAATTTGCTTATCCGAATAGAAGAGCACAAAACTGGAACCGCTACCTGTCATTACCATAAAGTTTTGATTGAATTGTTGAAGAAAATAGCGAAATTCATCAAGCCTTTCATTCAATTCTTTAATATTTAATTCAAAAATATTATACACGTTTTTTTCTAAAAAATCAAGACTCCAAACTTGTTTTTTTAAAAAATTTTCTATTTTTTTTGAATTATCAAGATTTTTAGATATATTTTTTAAACTTTCAAAAGCATTTCTCGTGGATATATGTATGTTTGGAGTTACTACTAATATTTGAACTTGTTCATCTATCACTTGGTCAAGAGGAACAATTTTTTCTCCTTTCTCTTGAACCAATGCTGCTCCTCCATAAAGAAAAAAAGGTACATCACTTCCAACTTTTTGTGCAATGGATAAGCATTCTATAATATTTATTCCGTAGTGCTTGCATAAAAATTTCAAAACAGCGCCAGCATCACCTGATCCTCCTCCTAATCCTGCACCTAATGGAACTTTTTTTTCAATAATAATTTTGAAAGAGTGTTTTATTCCAAATTGTTCTTTAAATAAATATAATGCTTCAGAAACTGTATTTTTTTCTGCTATTAAATTTTGAGGATTGTTAAGAAATAATGTTTCATCAGTATGGGCGGAAAAAATTTGTATTTTATCTCCCCAAGGAATTTCATAAAAAATACTGTTAATAAAATGATAACCATCAACAGGATCCCGCCCCGGGACATCCAAAAATAAATTAATTTTTGAGGTGGAATAAAATTCAGCCAGCATCACCTTACTCCTGAAATATCTTCAATTCGGACAATGCGTTCTGAATGTTCGGCAAGTCGACTGCTGTGTGTTGAAATAATCAATGTTGTACTATGTTCGCGTACAAGATCAAACAAAATTTCTTCTAGATGAAGGGCATTTTCTTTGTCGAGAGAACCTGTTGGTTCATCTGCGAAAATAATAGATGGATTGTTTGCCAGAGCTCGAATCACTGCAACCCGTTGCCTTTCTCCTCCTGAAAGTTCGTGAGGTTTATGAGTCATCCGTTGGGATAGTCCCAGTTTTTCAAAAAGGTTTTTTATCCTTTCAATAGAAGTCTCATTTAATTGCTTGGTAATTCGAAGAGGCAAAAGAGCATTTGATAGCGCATCAAGATCCGAAAGCAAAAAGTGATGCTGAAAAATAAAACCAATTTCTTCTGAACGAAATACTGCCATTTTGCGCTCAGAAAGCATATCGATCCTTGTGCCATTGAGTTCGATGCTTCCAGAATCTGCTGAATCCAATCCTGCCAGCAAGTAAAGCAATGTTGTTTTTCCACGACCGCTTTCTCCTGTGATGGCGACACTTTCTTTTTTGAAGGCGTGAAATTCTGTATCTTTTAGTACTGTAACATTACCTGAAGGATGTTTATAAATTTTTGTCAGCTTGTGGGCTGAAATAATTTTTTGTTTCATCATATCTCTACTCTTTCCGTAAAATTTCTGCTGGCTTGAATTTTTGTGACAGCCCTGCAGGGTAAAGAGATGCTAGCAAAACACATGACACCGCTAAAAAGCAAGAAAAAAAAACATCACCTGCTTGAAGTAAGATGGGAAATTCTTTAAGATAATATACTTTTTGATTGAGAAACGTAAAAGGTGCAATGGGAGGCTGGTTGGTCAGGGTTAGCCAAGTTTGAATAAGACCATTGATCACCGCTTCGACTGCACGAACAATGCGATTGAAATTTAAACTTAATATAATTCCAAAAAAGGATCCTAATGCCGAAGCCGATAATCCTAAAAATAATCCAGTTAGCCCAAAAGATAAAGCATCTTCTGTGGGAGTCATGCCCAGTGCTTTGAGTAGAGCTATTTCCTCCCGTTTGTCTGCTACCAGTGCTGTCATTGTCGACAAAATCCCGAAAAATGCTACACAGAAGAAAATGAACAAAAGCATACGAATGATTTGTTTTTCGTTGTTGAGTGCAAGTATAGAATTGAGATTGGACATCCGCCAAGTTGTCAGCTGAAACGGTATCTCCTTTTCGAGTGCAGCCAGATATTTTTCCGGACGCAGGAAATCCCGAACCCGAATGCCAATATATGGAGCATAGGCACCAAATCCTAGTATTTCGCGTGCGTCTTTATAAGAAATAAAAACTAATGAACTATCCAGTGAGGCATCACCAGCAGAAAATATTCCCGCAACCTTGAATCGATATGTAATTGCACCAAGATCCTGATCGTAAATCATCACATCAATATGATCGTTCAGAAAAAGTCCCAGGCTTTGCGCAACCGATTCGCCGATTGTGATCGTTCGAGGCTTGCCAAAGCTCCACTCGCCTTGCTGCAGCGAAAACAGCCGCAAAAATGTTGCATCGTTTGTAAAGCGTGCTGGTAACGCCTTCAAAAGAGCCCCCTGAGTTTCAAACCAGCTTTTCAGTAAAACTTCGCCTTGAGCGTACGGAAAACTATCAACAACACCATTGATGCTTTTAATCAGCGAAATAAAAGTTTCGGGTTCGGGAATGCCGTTCGGCGCCAAAACAGTGATATGTGCATCTTTTTCAGCCAGCCGTTCGAGATAATTGTAGTGAAGTCCGTTTGCGAGCGATAAAATTAAAATCGATGCTGTAACCCCCAAAGTTACAGACGTAAAAGCTAATTTGGGTAGCAGAGATGCACCAGGAGTAGAACTTTTGGGCAACAGACGCCGGACCGCCAAATAGGCAGCCAAATTCAAACGATCGATAAAATCATATTTCATAAATGCCTCGCTTTACTATTAAGTATATCATGCGGCGGTACAAATTTCAAAATTGATTCAAAAACTGCGAAAATATTGATTTTTTGTGAAAATAGCAGTATAATTATATTATTTGAAAAATTTGGAGCCTTGCAACATGATTATTTTTTTATTTACAGTTTTTATTATTTCTATTGTGCTGCTGATTCCTGCGATTTTGATTCAATCGAGCGGATCGGATAATGGCATTTTTTCTGCGAATATTACGGCCGGATCATTTGGTGCACGGTCGAACGAAATTCTAGTGAAATTTACGGCATATTGTGCGGCAGTTTTTATGCTTTCGGCACTTGCGATGTCGGTATATTTTGTCAATCTCAGTGCCCCTCCCGTTCCTTCAGAAGAGCAGGTTCGACAAAGTGATGCTCCTCCTGTTCAGGAATAATTTTATGGAAGGGTAAAAAGGAGGGCAATATGTCCCGGGGGCATGTTCAAAAACCTGAAAAAATCCTGTTTGCAGCAGGCGAAGCAGTTCCTTTTGCCAAAGTCGGAGGCTTGGCAGATGTAATTACAGCGCTTGCGAAGGCACTCAAAAAACAAAAGTATGATATCCGTATCATCATGCCTAAGTATAGAAGCACTTCAAATTTTATGAAAAAACATAACATCGTACTGGAATCCTTGTATAAAGCATCTATCATGCTGAATGGGGAAAAGATTTCGTTTTTGGTGGAAGAAGTGATTTACCAGGAGTTGCCATTTATTTTTGTGAATGCTCCAGAATTCTTTGACCGTGATGGCTTCTATACCGACCCTCAAACTGGTCGTGATTTTCAAGACAATCTAAAACGCTATGTTTTTTTCGATAAGGCGGTGTTAGAAACCTGTAAAGTAATGTCTTTTATTCCAGATATTCTGCACTGTCACGACTGGCATATGGGACTTGTGCCGCTCTATAAAAAAGCACTGCCTGAATATAAAAATGTCTTTACCCATACGCATACGGTATTTACCATTCATAATTTGTCTTATCAAGGGATTTTTCCGATCGATCAATATCCGCAGTTAGATCTCAACTGGAAATACTTCAATATGAATGGCCTTGAATATTATCGTCATATTAACTTTCTAAAGGGTGGAATAGTTTTTTCTGAAGCGGTGAATACAGTCAGCCAGACCTATGCGTGCGAAATTCAAACAGAAGCACTCGGTGCGGGTTTGGAAGGTGTTATTCAAGAAAAATCAATATATGGTGCGTTTTGCGGCATTATGAACGGCGTTGATTATTCTGAGTGGGATCCTAAAACGGACACTTATTTGATGTCGGAATTTGGTTTAAATTACGACATCAAATCGCTCAAAAATAAACAGTTAATTAAAGAACAATTTTCTGAAAAATATGGATTGCAGCTTGATCCAAATATTCCACTTGTTGGAATGATCACACGGCTTTTCGACCAAAAAGGCCTTGATATTTTTCTTGAAGGAATAGAAATTTTGCTTAGAAAAAATATTGCTTTCGCAATACTCGGCACGGGAAAACGTGAATATGAAGAAAAATTAATCAAAATAGCTTGTGCATATCCCCAGCATTTTTTTGTTCGGATTGGGTTTGATATTCCGTTATCGCATGCGATCGAAGCTGCGGCTGATATGTTTTTGATGCCATCGAATTTCGAACCTTCGGGATTAAATCAGCTGTACAGCATGCGTTATGGTACGGTGCCTATTGTCCGCAAAACTGGAGGTTTAGCTGATTCCGTCACCGATGGTAGAACAGGTTTTATTTTTGATGAATACCATCCAGATGCTCTGATTGATACAGTATTAAGAGCCGTGCATTTGTGGCGTTCCGATAAAAAAGCATGGCTTAATATAATGAAAACTGGCATGAAAGAAGACTGGTCCTGGAAACGCTCTGCAAAAGGCTATATCAATATGTATAAAAGTATCCTCAATGCTGACTGAAATTAATAATTGTCATGTTGAAAAATTGACGAAATTTTTACATTGTTTCATAATAATAAATCATTTTATTTAAATAAGAGTGAGTAATGAATAAATTAAAAGTTGCTGTTTTGGCGGGGGGTATTTCTGCAGAACGGGAGATTTCATTATCTTCAGGAAGAAATATCCAGCAAGCTCTTGTTGAGGGAGGGCATCAAGCATATTTACTTGATCCGTCGCAACAAGATTTTGATTTTTTGCAGTTTAAAGAATTTGATGTGGTCTATCCTGTGTTGCACGGAATTGGTGGCGAAGACGGAGTTATTCAGGGAGTATTAGAATTTTACGGATTGCCCTATGTGGGTTCCAATATATGTGCAAGTGCAATAACAATGGATAAATCCTTTACGGAAGAATTTTTTTCTT belongs to Brevinema andersonii and includes:
- the secG gene encoding preprotein translocase subunit SecG translates to MIIFLFTVFIISIVLLIPAILIQSSGSDNGIFSANITAGSFGARSNEILVKFTAYCAAVFMLSALAMSVYFVNLSAPPVPSEEQVRQSDAPPVQE
- a CDS encoding ABC transporter ATP-binding protein, yielding MMKQKIISAHKLTKIYKHPSGNVTVLKDTEFHAFKKESVAITGESGRGKTTLLYLLAGLDSADSGSIELNGTRIDMLSERKMAVFRSEEIGFIFQHHFLLSDLDALSNALLPLRITKQLNETSIERIKNLFEKLGLSQRMTHKPHELSGGERQRVAVIRALANNPSIIFADEPTGSLDKENALHLEEILFDLVREHSTTLIISTHSSRLAEHSERIVRIEDISGVR
- the ispE gene encoding 4-(cytidine 5'-diphospho)-2-C-methyl-D-erythritol kinase, coding for MLAEFYSTSKINLFLDVPGRDPVDGYHFINSIFYEIPWGDKIQIFSAHTDETLFLNNPQNLIAEKNTVSEALYLFKEQFGIKHSFKIIIEKKVPLGAGLGGGSGDAGAVLKFLCKHYGINIIECLSIAQKVGSDVPFFLYGGAALVQEKGEKIVPLDQVIDEQVQILVVTPNIHISTRNAFESLKNISKNLDNSKKIENFLKKQVWSLDFLEKNVYNIFELNIKELNERLDEFRYFLQQFNQNFMVMTGSGSSFVLFYSDKQILEKAVHSLKTIECNLLYFYKN
- a CDS encoding glycogen synthase, with translation MSRGHVQKPEKILFAAGEAVPFAKVGGLADVITALAKALKKQKYDIRIIMPKYRSTSNFMKKHNIVLESLYKASIMLNGEKISFLVEEVIYQELPFIFVNAPEFFDRDGFYTDPQTGRDFQDNLKRYVFFDKAVLETCKVMSFIPDILHCHDWHMGLVPLYKKALPEYKNVFTHTHTVFTIHNLSYQGIFPIDQYPQLDLNWKYFNMNGLEYYRHINFLKGGIVFSEAVNTVSQTYACEIQTEALGAGLEGVIQEKSIYGAFCGIMNGVDYSEWDPKTDTYLMSEFGLNYDIKSLKNKQLIKEQFSEKYGLQLDPNIPLVGMITRLFDQKGLDIFLEGIEILLRKNIAFAILGTGKREYEEKLIKIACAYPQHFFVRIGFDIPLSHAIEAAADMFLMPSNFEPSGLNQLYSMRYGTVPIVRKTGGLADSVTDGRTGFIFDEYHPDALIDTVLRAVHLWRSDKKAWLNIMKTGMKEDWSWKRSAKGYINMYKSILNAD
- a CDS encoding transposase, with translation MRFFHRIINHKFEFSRNGIHINSVESFWETLKRGVYGIYHHISLKYLQRYIDEFSFRYNHQDNNAFYVLLIGVLIHYYKSFNISKIESLSIV
- the spoVG gene encoding septation regulator SpoVG, which codes for MEITDIRIKKVEGDANKLQAYASVTFDDCFVIHNIKIIDGREGLFIAMPSRKTRSGELKDVAHPINSEFRDRLQSAILEAYHAE
- a CDS encoding ABC transporter permease yields the protein MKYDFIDRLNLAAYLAVRRLLPKSSTPGASLLPKLAFTSVTLGVTASILILSLANGLHYNYLERLAEKDAHITVLAPNGIPEPETFISLIKSINGVVDSFPYAQGEVLLKSWFETQGALLKALPARFTNDATFLRLFSLQQGEWSFGKPRTITIGESVAQSLGLFLNDHIDVMIYDQDLGAITYRFKVAGIFSAGDASLDSSLVFISYKDAREILGFGAYAPYIGIRVRDFLRPEKYLAALEKEIPFQLTTWRMSNLNSILALNNEKQIIRMLLFIFFCVAFFGILSTMTALVADKREEIALLKALGMTPTEDALSFGLTGLFLGLSASALGSFFGIILSLNFNRIVRAVEAVINGLIQTWLTLTNQPPIAPFTFLNQKVYYLKEFPILLQAGDVFFSCFLAVSCVLLASLYPAGLSQKFKPAEILRKE